The genomic segment TACCATAAGAAAAAATAAGGTCAAAAGTACAGttaaaaaaagtagaaatttgTTACTATTTATTAATAACTTACTATTCTTGGTAAGAACTAGAAAAATGTATTGTCCCAAATAAGAAGCAGTTGAAAGGCTTGGAGAGTTTCTTAGGCATTTTCCTTTGACTCTCATACAACCTTGGTTACCATGTGGTATAAGATAAACCAATACAAAGGGAGTGAAATaacctttttataaaaataataggaaGCACAGGTCTAGTAATGAGAAACGCTCGAAATAAATATAatgatagtgttagttgctcagtcatgtctgactctttgcgacactgtggactgtagcccgccaggctcctctgtccgtggaattctccagcaaggatgctggagtgggtagccatcttgcaaaatgaattaaatgactTTTTGCTCACAGGAATGAAGGGGCTATCACTGAATGTGATAAAACTTGCAAAATTTCTGATTGACCTTTAACATCTGGTAAAGAAGAGGCAGTGACTTTAAAGTATGTCGGTGACAGCCTTCCAGAACTTTTGCCccttttccattcattcattcaacaatcatCTGTTGGGCATCTATGTCTATGTGTGAGGCGCCGTGCTCGTTGCTGGGCACGTAGCCATGACCAGAGGCAGACACGCTCATCATCCTCCTGGTGTTCACGGTCCAGAGGTGGGAGATAAACATTGCTTGAATAATTGCAGGATGAAACGTATTACTTCCTCTCAGAACCCTGCTGTGGGGCACAGGAGCCTAAGGGCATTTAGTGGGAGCATCTGAACTAGGCTGGGGGTCggaaggcttctcagaggaaGTGGCATTAGGTTGAGAcctgggtgaggaggaggagTTGGCTGTGGAAAAAGGAAAGGCATGAAGGTCAGTGATCAGCGTGTGATCTTTCTAAAGCAGGAGGGCATTGAGCAATTATTTCCTGAGTACCTGCAAAGTCCCGGGCTCTGTTCTGGGCattgggaggcaggagggagctggGGGAACAGTTGTCCCCACCCTCAGGGAGCTGGCATCTGAGAAGGGCTCCAAAGAGCAAACGCATAGGCAGAGAAGTGAGTTGAGTTCAGACAGTGACAGCTACACTGAAGAAAGCAAAACAGGTGGCAGGACGTGGGGCTGGCTACTTAGATCAGACTCATCGGGGGGGTGTCTTCACGGAGGTGCCATGTAACTGGAGGCTGGAATGAGGAGGAGAAGACAATTAGAAGTATTGGAGAAAGTGTTCCAAGCAAAAGGAGCAGTAAGTGCAAAGGCCCGGGTAGGCATGAGCtttgtattgagttggccaaaaagttcacttgggtttttccatagtggtgtttggattttattctgatcGAAATGGGAAGCAATTGGTGTGTTTTGAGCAGGTAAAACCATCGCTGTTTTGAAATGGATTTTGCTTAGGGCATTTGCTGAACTGGGTGAACCTGGATATTGGTTTTGGGGCCTTGCAGCCTCTGGGAACAGAAGACAAAACTTGTTCAAGCAGAGGCTCCAGAGGCCACACTTCAAAGTGAGGGTGACCTAGAAATAAATCCCCTCAGGGACTATAGGCAGAGTTACCCTTTCAAGTCTTGGCATGAAACAGGCCACAACACTGGTTTTCAGCCTGATTTTCCCTTTCCTGGATCATCCATAGATCCGTAAGCCAAGCTTTAGTTTAAAGTGATACATACTGCTAGTATACCCTAGTGCCTGACAGACGCAAACAAGTCTTTCTGGAGAAAGCCACCTTCACCATTTCCCTAGATGAAGCTCCAGGTTACATGAGAAGCTCACGGTTGAAAATCACTAAATGCAGGCTGCAAGGCGCCATGAAGGAAAGCCAGCAAAAAGAAAACGGAAAATAACAGTTGAATTGGCATTTTCAGGgaattccgtggtggtccagtggctagaactCAGCAttgtcactgccaagggcctaggttcaatccctggtcagggaactaagatctcacaagtcacgtgatacagccaaaaaaagaattgggagttttcataaagaaaataagtGTTTTAGTTTAGCAGCAGAGTAGACAGAACCAAAGCAGGGATTGGaaataggcagaggaactggaCACGTTAATCAGAATACAGCCCAGAGaagcaaagagatggaaaaatttAAGAGAGGCTAAGAGTCAAGGGAGATACAGTCTAATAACACCGCTTAGAGTTctaagaagagaaaagggagagaattGTAACAGAGGCAGTGTTTGAACAGATGACGGCTAAGAAGATACAAGAATCAATGAAAGAGCTTGATCCTAAGATCAGATAGCCTAGAGACTGTAGGGGGCGCCAAGCCTCCTCGGGGCTCCTCCCACACACAGGCCCACCTGGCTCAGGGCCTCCACAGGCTCTTGGCTCTGCTGGGAGCATCTGTGTAGATTTTTAGTGTTTTCTCGGAGTTTTCTGTTCACCCGGTGCCTTATCAGTGAGGCTTTCGTGCTAAACACCATCCCCAGAGCTCCTGCGCTACCTGGTCCTGGAGCGCTGAACCCAGACGGTATCTGTTGTAGGATGGGGCTGCCCTGGTAAGAACATAAGCTCTCTGAGGACACAGTTCGGAGCAATTTGCCCACCACCctgcccagtattcttgcccggaaaatcccacggacagagtctggtgggctacagtccacagagttgcaaagagtcagacgtgactgagctactgGCACGCGCACACGGCCCACAGTGCCGACAGGAGTGCCCGGCGCCCAGTAGGTGCTCAGATAAGCAGGCGGTGACTGACTGAAGGCGCAGAGCCACACCTGCCCTGCCTGTGACCCCGTGAGGTTACTGAGATGCAACCCATTTTGCAGAGGAAGAGACGGAGGCCTGGTGGGCAGTGGGGGCAGCCTCAGAGGGTTCCTGGGAGTCTCTTGCCGCCTCTCACTGGACACCCTTCCCAGGAGGggtgagaggaggagggggtgcaGGGCTGGGGTCGCGctgagcaccccccaccccactctgccCGCAGGGACAGCATGGACAGCGTGAAGCAGAGCGCAGCCCTGTGCCTGCTGCGGCTCTACAAGGCCTCGCCCGACCTGGTGCCCATGGGCGAGTGGACGGCCCGCGTGGTGCACCTGCTCAACGACCAGCACATGGTGaggcccctgccccaccctgggCACCCACGGGCGCCTGAGGCCCCCTGCCTCTGTCTGCGACACCACATCCTCCTGGCTGCCCGGGGTCCTGTCCAGTGTCCCCAGCATCCATCACTCACCCCGCCCCTCAGGGAACATCCAGCCCCTGTTTCTGATACTCAGCGTGGCCCCCATGTCCCAGTGCCTGCCCAGCCAGCGTAGAGACGCAGACCGCTGTCCCTCCCCGATGCCCCAGTCCCCCGAGGGCCCTGAGCCgcctctgccctgcccccgcAGGGCGTGGTCACAGCTGCTGTCAGCCTCATCACCTGTCTCTGCAAGAAGAACCCGGATGACTTCAAGACGTGCGTCTCCCTGGCTGTGTCGCGCCTGAGCCGGGTAGGTGTGGTGTCTACGCCGACTGTGGGAAGGTGGCCCTGGTGTGCCTGTCCCCTGGGCACCCTTCTGGTCCCCCCTCGCTCTCCCTGAGAGACCACCCAGCCCGGCAGTTAAGAACGTAGGCTCGGAGTGGAGTTCATCCCTGCTCGGCCACTCCCTGGCTGTGTGGCCCTAGGCAAGTGGcgtcacctctctgggcctcgttGGCCTCATCTGTTTGACGGGATGATTCCAGGAGCCTGCCTCACAGCATAGCTGCTGTGAGTTAATCTGTACAGAGTGTGAGCACAGGGCCCAGTGCGCCGGAAGCTCCCAGCAAGGGAGGTTCTCTCCTGTCCCCCTCCCTCTTGTGCCTTCGTTTCCTCccgcttcttctcctgcttctccttctcatgcgtctgtctttctttccctcctttctgcTCCTCACCACCTTCGGCCCTATCCTGGGCTCATGCCCCGAGGCTGCTTCTGTGCCCAGCTCTGTGCGGGCTGACACTGAGACACAGATGAATGAGACCCTGCCTTCAGGGGCTTCCTGTCCTGGTCAGAGGAGGGATGCATTGCAGGACAGGCCGATGCAGGCACAGATTACCATAAAAGGGACAGTGTGTATGGTCGTGGAGATAGCAAGAACATTGTAGGCCCCCAAAGAAGGCACTCCACCCAGCCTAGAtgtccaggaaggcttcctggtggAGGTGATCCTTGCCTGAGTTGAAACTTGGAGTAAACAAAAACATTTCCTGAGCAGGTAAAGAGAGGCCTGGGTTCTCAATCAAAGAGAACAAAACATCAGCTCATTTATTCAAccacatttttcatttcattcaccACACATTTGAATGCTCCTGTGGACCACGCTTGGTAGGAGAGACACAGACAGTGACAGTGGAGGAGGGGCAGCTGCTGTCATGGAGGGGGCTCAGAGCAGGATGAGGCttgcctcctggagaaggggtttTCACGGTTGCATAGGAGTTTGCCGTGAGGACAATAAGGTCACACACTCTTTCACTAATTCCCCCACCCCTTCGCCGAACCCTTCTCTTGTCTGACTGTGTGGTAGGCCCAGGGACCCAGGAAAGGGTCAGATTCAGTTCCTGTTCCTGAGTAGCTTCCGGTGTTGGAGGAGAGCCACAAGGGAGCGCACTCCAGGGAGCTGGTGAGGTCCAGCTGCTAGTGGAGGTGGCCTAGGGTGTTGTGAGGTGCCGGGCTGGCATCAGGCGTTCACAGAAGGGGATTGATTGGCCAAGATTCCCTGCCCACTCAACACCAGCTTTACTTGGAAAAATCGACCAGTCCTAGCTTGGGCTTAGATCCACCCGGTCAGACTCTGTGTCCCCAAGGCTTTCTCACCACCCTCCCTGAGCCTCCAGTTTCTGCTTCATAAAGGTTCACGCTGTGACAGCCGCCCCTCCCCATGCCCCTGCCCATCCCTCTCTGCCCCCAGATCGTCTCCTCggcctccactgacctccaggacTACACCTACTACTTCGTGCCAGCGCCCTGGCTCTCCGTGAAGCTCCTGCGGCTGCTGCAGTGCTACCCGCCACCAGGTACCAACAAGCTCACAcgggctggggcctgggggccTCTGACCCCAAGGCTGGCCAGGGGGCGGGGCGCGAGGGGTCTGTGTCCAGATTTCCCGGAGGCGGGCCTGGTGTCTGCAGCCCCTGATCCGAGGCTGCAGTGGGGGCAGTGCCGAGCCCACGGCCCGCTTAGGCTCTGGGACGAGTATGTTGTCGAGGCAGggaggggccggggtggggggcaccTGCAGCAGGGAGCCCTCCCCCCAGCCCAGGGAACGGACAGATGGCCGTTGATTCCCCTGCCGTGGGCCAGGGGCCCTGTAAAGCCAGACTCACGCCCCGGCCCTGGAACGTTGGGGCTCTTGTCACCtctctcttacagatgaggaaactgaggcttggaggggGGCCTTGCCCAGCAGATCAAAGGGTAACCCCAGGCTGTGTGGTGGGAGTCAGCATAGCTCTGTTAGGGGTTTTTATGCCCTCAGTGCTCGTGGTCATGAGCGCTGGTGTGGACGAAGGGCCTGCAGTGAGCAGGTGCTGTACCAGGGTGGCCAGCCGCTCCCGCAGAGCTGGCGAGGGGCAGCCGTCTCGGAAATGGGGGCTTGGAGATGAGGCATCTTTCCAGGCCCTGGGCAGTGACAAAGAGCAGAGCCTGACCCCTGAGTCCATGCACATAACCCCTTCCCTCTGCTGCATGGGCCAGGTTTCCCCGGAACGTCCCGATCCTCGGTTGTCTGACCTCAGAGCAGTTTCGAGCACCTGTGCTGAGGCGCtcggcacatagtaggtgcttgagAAACGGTGCCCTTCGATTCAGCCAGGGTGCTGGGCACCCGCTGGGGCTGGTGGCTGGTGCATGGCCCTGAATCTTGCAGCCAGCGTGCACACACTGTAGCAGAGTGTGTGAGGAATGTGACACAGAGGCCCTTCTCAGCCTGTGAAAGCCAGGGATGCATTTTGTTGTGAGTCCCTGGGGCAGGCTCTTCCCAAGCTGGGCTGCTTTGCTCACCCCTTAAGAAAAGGTACAGCTAGAGCCTAAGCCCCACCTCATAATCTTGGGATGTGCCCAGGGCGGGCTTAAAAAATACAGTCCAGGACTGCAAATTAACTATGATTATGTCTGTCATTTTTTGCCCCACATCTGGAATAGTTGTGCCTCCCActgcctgttttttaaaaaacgggAGAGTTTTGTGTTGCGGTGTGTGGAACATTCTGGATTCAGCTGATCGCTCCCTAGGTCCTTTAGCTGGTTTTCTGTCTGGTGAATTTTCTGATAGATCTGGGTGCCGCATTTTTTGCTAGAACAGTTGCCAGCTGTTCTGTCCACTTGGAGTCATCTCACAGGCAAGGGAATGGTGGTTCTCAGGGTTTTGTGAGCTCCTGGTTGGCAGCTGTCTCAGGTGCTCAGACCCCTCCTTGGGAAGGGCCGGGTTTGGAGGTGTCTCTGGGGAGGGTTCCTGGGACTGTCTTTGCTCTGTGAGACTCCTAGAGGGCCTGGGTGCTGCAACAAGGGGAAAGAAGGGCTCCCGGGGTGCCGACTCTGGCCCAGCAGAATCAGAACAGAGCAGGACGAGAGCCCAGGTCTGGGGTCCTGTCCTCTGTCAGCTTCCCTGTGTGACCTGGGGACCCCAGAAGGGCTTGGGGGAGTCAAGACCCCAGCCTGAAGCTGCTGGGCCCGCCCTCTTCCTCTGGAGGACAGGGGCCATGGCGTGGCCCCTGCCCCCTGGCAGGGGGCCCGGGCctacagggagctcaacccgggGCATGCCCTCTGTTTCCTCAGAGGATGCGGCTGTGAAGGGGCGGCTGGTGGAGTGCCTGGAGACTGTGCTCAACAAGGCCCAGGAGCCGCCCAAATCCAAGAAGGTCCAGCACTCCAACGCCAAGAACGCCATCCTCTTCGAGACCATCAGCCTCATTATTCACTACGACAGGTGCCTGCGGGGGTCAGACTCCCGGGTCCTAGGGGACGGGGTCTGGGAACGTGACTTTGAGGTAGGAGGGTGATGTGGTTCTGGAGTGTTGCTGTGACTCACAGGCGCTGGGCCCCTTCTGCGGGGCAGAATTCCTGGCTCTCCACATCTGGGCTGGACGGCCCAGGTGTCGGGTCCCCGGGCATGGCTGTGACTGGAACAGGGCAGGAGCTCAGAGCGGGGTCCTGAGGGGGATGCGAGATGCGTCGGCTGGGGCCAGTCCTGCGTCTCCTCATGTCAGCTGTGTGTCCTCACCGCCCCCATCTCTCCCTCTCGCGCCGGCAGTGAGCCCAACCTCCTGGTTCGGGCCTGTAACCAGCTGGGCCAGTTCCTGCAGCACCGGGAGACCAACCTGCGCTACCTGGCCCTGGAGAGCATGTGCACGCTGGCCAGCTCCGAGTTCTCCCACGAGGCGGTCAAGACACACATCGACACCGTCATCAACGCCCTCAAGGTGCGACCTCTGGGAGCCTGTCCTGGCCACACTGACCTGGCCTGTGGCTCCTCTGCTCCCTTGGAGCAGCTCGGGGACCTAGCGGCCCTGGGTGACCAGCCCAGGCCAGAAGGGAGCCTAGAGCACGCTCTACCTGCTCTGCTTCCTCAGACGGAACGGGACGTCAGTGTGCGGCAGCGGGCGGCTGACCTCCTCTACGCCATGTGTGACCGGAGCAACGCCAAACAGATCGTGTCAGAGATGCTGCGGTACCTGGAGACAGCCGACTACGCCATTCGTGAAGAGATCGTGAGTCCTGGGAGGGGCCAGGCACCCAGATTCCAGGGTCTCTAGGTGGCGCTGAGCCCAGACGTGGCAAGtcctcaccccacctcccctGTCTGGGGCACACACGCACGCCCTACCTTCCCTCCGGCCGGCAGGTCCTGAAGGTGGCCATCCTGGCTGAGAAGTACGCCGTGGACTACAGCTGGTACGTGGACACCATCCTGAACCTCATCCGCATCGCGGGCGACTACGTGAGCGAGGAGGTGTGGTACCGCGTGCTGCAGATCGTCACCAACCGCGACGACGTGCAGGGCTATGCTGCCAAGACCGTCTTCGAGGTCAGCGCCCCTGTCCCACCCCATGATGGGGCATCAGGGCAGAGCCAGGACAGCTGGGGTTGTGGGGCCAGCTGGCTCAGGCCTCACCCTCAGAGGGGCTGGGCCACCATGGGCCAACGTGAAGGTCAGCAGGGCACAGGATGCCTGGTGTGTAGTCACTGGTCCCTGAGTTCTGCCAGTTTCCCACTCCTTCCACCCCAGACAAGAGGGACCATTCAGCTCCGTTTTATTCCCCGTgtgagctcagttcagtcacttaactGCTCcatgtctcagtttccccagctgtaAACCCACCCACAGCAGTCACCAGGCTTCTGCAGTTACTAGGAGTCAAGGGCTCAGTGGAGCGCCTGGCACATGCTGAGCGCTCCTGAGTCAAGATGCTGATGCTCACCGCTGTCCCCGCCCGCAGGCGCTCCAGGCGCCCGCCTGCCATGAGAACATGGTGAAGGTCGGCGGCTACATCCTTGGGGAGTTTGGGAACCTGATTGCTGGGGACCCCCGCTCCAGGTGAGGGTCCTAGAAAGGGTCCCCCTGAGGGAGGGGGCACCTCCTGCGGGGCTTCTAGGAGAGGGCAGTGGAGGCGCCGCCCACCGACGTCCGCCCACTCCCGCAGCCCCCCGGTGCAGTTCTCCCTGCTGCACTCCAAGTTCCACCTGTGCAGCGTGGCCACGCgggccctgctgctctccacctaCATCAAGTTCATCAACCTCTTCCCGGAGACCAAGGCCACCATCCAGGGCGTGCTGCGGGCCGGCTCCCAGCTGCGCAACGCCGACGTGGAGCTCCAGCAGCGGGCTGTCGAGTACCTCACCCTCAGCTCAGTGGCCAGCACGGACGTCCTGGTCAgagcccagtccccatgtgccCTGCCCCTGCGCCTTGCCCCCCGCTCCAGCCCGAGACCGGCACTGATGCCCATCCCCGACCGAACCTTGCAGGCCACGGTGCTGGAGGAGATGCCACCCTTCCCCGAGCGAGAGTCGTCCATCCTGGCCAAGCTGAAGCGCAAGaaggggccaggggctggcagcGCCCTGGACGACAGCCGGAGGGACCCCAGCAGCCATGACATCAATGGGGGCGTGGAGCCCACCCCCAGCACCGTGGTGAGTCccggggggctgggctgggggcgggggcggctggGCCCAGCCAGGCCGGCCCCTTCTCACCTGCCTCCACGTTGCCCGCAGTCCACACCCTCGCCCTCCGCCGACCTCCTGGGGCTGCGGGCAGCCCCTCCCCCCGCGGCACCCCCGGCCCCCTCGGGTGCAGGCAACCTCCTGGTGGACGTCTTCTCCGACAGCCCGGCCACCCAGCCCGGCCTGGGGCCCAGCCCTGAGGAGGCCTTCCTCAGGTACTGGCCTTGGGCccatctgccccccaccccatctcccctCTCCCTGAGCCTCGTGTCTGCCCTGGCTGCTGCCTGCCCCggtctcccccctccctccctctgggccTCTCTGGGCTCTCGCTGACCCTGGCCACCTTGTGTCGTCCTTCCCTGTCACCGTCTCAGcctgctcttccttctcctctcctcccgtctctctttctctctctgccctcttGCTGCCTCTCTGGGACTGGCTGCCTGCCACGCCTGTCTTCTCTTGTCTGCTCTGGGATTGGATGGCCCAGCGAGCTGGAGCCGCCTGCCCCTGAGAGCCCCATGGCTTTGCTGGCTGACCCAGCTCCAGCTGCTGAGTAAGGGGTGGCCTcagggggttggggggcagaCTGTTGTATCCCCCAGGGAGGGTTAGGGGACTGGGAGCTCTCAGCAGGCTCTCCTGATGAGCGACGAGGGCTTGGGAGTGAGAATCAGGGCTGTCTGGTACAGGGTAGGGGGGTGATGGCTCCTGCCAGGGTCCTATTCCCATCAGAGGCAATTGCCAGTCTGATTGAGGGGCTCTGTGGGGAATCCAGGTATATGGATTCTGGGCTTCTGTTCCTTCAGGGCTTGCTGTCTCCTACCACTAGCTCTGGGCCTTGACCTCTagtcccccaaccccctcccatctccctcctttcCCACCTGCAGCCCAGGTCCTGAGGACATTGGCCCACCCATCCCAGAAGCTGATGAGCTGCTGAATAAGTGAGTTGTGGGTGAGGTTGGGGAGGGAAGTAGGCACGTGTGGGGAGCACAGAGCAGAGCCCAGGCAGGCACCATCATCCTGACCCCCAACTGCCCCACGCAGGTTCGTGTGCAGGAACAACGGGGTCCTGTTTGAGAACCAGCTGCTGCAGATTGGAGTCAAGTCAGAGTTCCGGCAGAACTTGGGTGGGTCCTGGGGGCAATGAGGGGAGGTttccaggagaccctggcttgGGGAGGACATGGAAGGAACTCAGATGGAGCCCTGCCTCTCACCCCTGCTCCCGCAGGCCGAATGTATCTCTTCTATGGCAACAAGACCTCGGTGCAGTTCCAGAACTTCTCTCCCACTGTGGTCCACCCTGGAGACCTCCAGACTCATATCCTCTCggcctggcccagccctgcccctccagCTCTGCCTTCCTGGCAGCCGGGAAACACACCCAGATCCCTGTTTGGCCCCCTTACTTGAGAGCCTGAGCCCATCGGTACTTCTCTGAGATTTAGCATCATCTATAAGAGGCCTCTTTCCCAGGACAGGAAAGGACACTGACATGACGTGACGGGGATGCAGGAGGGGTTATTTCCTGAATCCCAcatgctctgggcctcagttggtCCCTGTCAGGCCCCCCGTCCTAACCTTGTCTTCCATCGGGCTCCACACCCATGATTCCAGTGCCTCGCCCAGTcacttggcctctctgagccctgAAATTCCTTCAGTGAAGTGTGGATCCTCCTATCCTTCTCAGTCTCATTTTGAAAATCATTGTGGCTGGAAGACCCTGGAAGCGTGGCTGGCATGAAGGAACTGCTTGAGCAGTGTCAGTCCCCTGtcccccttctctgggcctcagtttccacaacTTGGAAATTAGAGTGATTATACCTCCAAATTTGAAGACCATTTTAGCTCTTTGTTTCATTCATCATTTCCAGAGACCTCCTGGAGGCTCAGCTTTGTGCTGGGCAGGGGCGGGAGGAGAGAAACAAGGCCCCAACTTGCCAGTGGGTTGTCAACACAAAGATAGATGGTAGTAACACTGATGGCTACCATTTCAGTGAacttaccatgtgccagacacaCTGACAGGTACTTTTGGGAGATTATTTCATTGACTGCTGAGGACACTTACATCCATTTCGAAGATGAGGctaagagaggttaagtgacttaatTTCTAAGAGCTATTGGGATTCAAGCCCAGGTCAGCCTTCAGAGCCAGGCTGTGACCTGTGCCATAATGGAGGTGGCTGAGCCCACTGTGGAAAGCCAGAGGCACCCAGGTCAGAGGTTTGGATTAGGAAGGACTTGGGAGCTGGTTCATGTTGGATGAGCCCGGGATGGCAGGGCTGGGAGCGCCAGGGAAGTTCTGAACCATCAGGTGATGGTGAAGTCCCCGCGCCCTCCTCGGCTCCCCTCCATTCCTCCTCGCTCCACCGCTCGCGTTTCTGGCTTCCTTGACCACGGGCGGGCACAGCTGGCCGTGCAGACCAAGCGGGTGGCCTCGCAGGTGGACGGCGGGGCGCAAGTGCAGCAGGTGCTCAACATTGAGTGTCTGCGGGACTTCCTGACGCCGCCGCTCCTGTCGGTGCGCTTCCGGTGAGTTAGGAGGCGGGGCGCTGCCGGGTGGGCGGGGCCtccagggcgggggcggggccttaCGAGCCCTCCCTCTCCTGCCAGGTACGGGGGCGCCCCCCAGTCCCTCACCCTGAAGCTCCCAGTGACCATCAACAAGTTCTTCCAGCCGACGGAGATGGCGGCCCAGGACTTTTTCCAGCGTTGGAAGCAGCTGAGCCTGTGAGCCGCTGTCGAGGGGAACCAAAGCCGCTCTCAGGGTGGGCAGGACTGGGGCTTCCAGATCCCTGACTTGGACCTTTTCCCACCCCTAGCCCCCAACAGGAGGCCCAGAAAATCTTCAAAGCCAACCACCCCATGGACGCGGAGGTCACTAAGGCCAAGGTGAGAGGCTAGACAGGAGAGGCACGGGGGCTACCATTCCAGCCCTGCCTCTTTCCTCTCCCGAACTCTGGGATTTGGAGTACGGTGGCTGCTCTACTTGAACCTGTGTTCCCACTGGTCAAGTGGGACTAATTTCCACTCCCAGGGGTTTGAGGTAACTGGCATGCCGCTGTCTGGGAACTAACAGAGATTGGgcacccctcccttcccccttagCTCCTGGGGTTTGGCTCTGCTCTCCTGGACAATGTGGACCCCAACCCTGAGAACTTCGTGGGGGCTGGAATCATCCAGACTAAAGCCCTGCAGGTGGGCTGTCTGCTCCGGCTGGAGCCCAATGCCCAGGCTCAGGTGAGTGGTGGTTTCCAAGGCCTCCTGCTCTTGGTGCATTCTCTGCCCTTCtgtcttcctctcccttttcctccctgctttttctctctctatatCCTTTATACCCTTTCTGACCTCTTTTTTACCTTTCATCCTTTTCCTCTCTTATATCACCTTTTTGACCCCTTGATCCTTTCTCTCTCATCATCTATCTGCCCTGACTCTCCTCCCCCCGCTCTCCatcctctctgcctcctccctgagTCGCCCTGTCCCTGCTAGATGTACCGGCTGACCCTGCGCACCAGCAAGGAGCCTGTCTCCCGTCACCTGTGTGAGCTGCTGGCCCAGCAGTTCTGAGCCCTGGACTCTGCTCCCCGGGGATGTGGCTGGCACTGGGCAGCCCCCAGGACTGAGGCAGCTTTGGTGGATGGGGCAGCGAGGGACCTCCGCTGGTGACCGGGAagaccctggggtggggggatgtccaggaacttctccggccttttgtatttttatttttgttcatctGCTGCTGTTTACATTCTGGGGGGGTAAGGGggagccccctccctcccttttcccccGAAGCACAGAGGGGAGAGGGGCCGGGGAACTGggtgcctcctcccctcccaccccatcctgtcATAGCCCCTCCTGTCCCCTCCCTTCCAGGGGCTGTGTATTATTGTGAGCGAATAAACAGAGACGCTAATAGCCCCTGTCCTTGTCTGTGTCTGGCGTTCAGGTCCAGTGGTCAGAGGAGCGGGGTGAGGGCATGCAGAGTGTGGGTGGCCAGGCCCCGCAGCCCATATGTGGGACTCTGagcagacagcagcagcagcagccgccgtgGCCCCAACTGCAGTGCCACCAGCCGCCATCCCGTGCCTGGCTCCTCAGTCCCCAACACCAAGTAGCAGGCTCTGGCTACCTGGGCCCGGTGGACAGCCTCTTCTGCTTTCTCCTCTGGCTGCCCTGGCTCTGAAGGAAAGACAGCGAAGGTCAAGGTGACCAGTGAGGCCTGGACAACTAGGTTGCCAACCTGAGGGAGCCACCCCCATCCTGGGCTAAGTTTGACATCTGATGGAAGAGGCTCGCAGCTCCAGCCAGCTGTCAGGACTTGAGGAGATCAGACTTTCTCCCCCTCTTCCAGCCCCAGTGCCCCACTTTCCTGGGGACACTGTGTGTGCAGCCCCAAGCAATCTGGTTAGCAGTACAGATCACAGACATGCAAGAGATGCTGcccaggtgccaggcactggcCTCAGAGGACCCCACCCCACTTGCAAAACAGGTGAGGGAGG from the Capra hircus breed San Clemente chromosome 18, ASM170441v1, whole genome shotgun sequence genome contains:
- the AP2A1 gene encoding AP-2 complex subunit alpha-1 isoform X2, which codes for MPAVSKGDGMRGLAVFISDIRNCKSKEAEIKRINKELANIRSKFKGDKALDGYSKKKYVCKLLFIFLLGHDIDFGHMEAVNLLSSNKYTEKQIGYLFISVLVNSNSELIRLINNAIKNDLASRNPTFMCLALHCIANVGSREMGEAFAADIPRILVAGDSMDSVKQSAALCLLRLYKASPDLVPMGEWTARVVHLLNDQHMGVVTAAVSLITCLCKKNPDDFKTCVSLAVSRLSRIVSSASTDLQDYTYYFVPAPWLSVKLLRLLQCYPPPEDAAVKGRLVECLETVLNKAQEPPKSKKVQHSNAKNAILFETISLIIHYDSEPNLLVRACNQLGQFLQHRETNLRYLALESMCTLASSEFSHEAVKTHIDTVINALKTERDVSVRQRAADLLYAMCDRSNAKQIVSEMLRYLETADYAIREEIVLKVAILAEKYAVDYSWYVDTILNLIRIAGDYVSEEVWYRVLQIVTNRDDVQGYAAKTVFEALQAPACHENMVKVGGYILGEFGNLIAGDPRSSPPVQFSLLHSKFHLCSVATRALLLSTYIKFINLFPETKATIQGVLRAGSQLRNADVELQQRAVEYLTLSSVASTDVLATVLEEMPPFPERESSILAKLKRKKGPGAGSALDDSRRDPSSHDINGGVEPTPSTVSTPSPSADLLGLRAAPPPAAPPAPSGAGNLLVDVFSDSPATQPGLGPSPEEAFLSPGPEDIGPPIPEADELLNKFVCRNNGVLFENQLLQIGVKSEFRQNLGRMYLFYGNKTSVQFQNFSPTVVHPGDLQTQLAVQTKRVASQVDGGAQVQQVLNIECLRDFLTPPLLSVRFRYGGAPQSLTLKLPVTINKFFQPTEMAAQDFFQRWKQLSLPQQEAQKIFKANHPMDAEVTKAKLLGFGSALLDNVDPNPENFVGAGIIQTKALQVGCLLRLEPNAQAQMYRLTLRTSKEPVSRHLCELLAQQF
- the AP2A1 gene encoding AP-2 complex subunit alpha-1 isoform X1, with product MPAVSKGDGMRGLAVFISDIRNCKSKEAEIKRINKELANIRSKFKGDKALDGYSKKKYVCKLLFIFLLGHDIDFGHMEAVNLLSSNKYTEKQIGYLFISVLVNSNSELIRLINNAIKNDLASRNPTFMCLALHCIANVGSREMGEAFAADIPRILVAGDSMDSVKQSAALCLLRLYKASPDLVPMGEWTARVVHLLNDQHMGVVTAAVSLITCLCKKNPDDFKTCVSLAVSRLSRIVSSASTDLQDYTYYFVPAPWLSVKLLRLLQCYPPPEDAAVKGRLVECLETVLNKAQEPPKSKKVQHSNAKNAILFETISLIIHYDSEPNLLVRACNQLGQFLQHRETNLRYLALESMCTLASSEFSHEAVKTHIDTVINALKTERDVSVRQRAADLLYAMCDRSNAKQIVSEMLRYLETADYAIREEIVLKVAILAEKYAVDYSWYVDTILNLIRIAGDYVSEEVWYRVLQIVTNRDDVQGYAAKTVFEALQAPACHENMVKVGGYILGEFGNLIAGDPRSSPPVQFSLLHSKFHLCSVATRALLLSTYIKFINLFPETKATIQGVLRAGSQLRNADVELQQRAVEYLTLSSVASTDVLATVLEEMPPFPERESSILAKLKRKKGPGAGSALDDSRRDPSSHDINGGVEPTPSTVSTPSPSADLLGLRAAPPPAAPPAPSGAGNLLVDVFSDSPATQPGLGPSPEEAFLSELEPPAPESPMALLADPAPAADPGPEDIGPPIPEADELLNKFVCRNNGVLFENQLLQIGVKSEFRQNLGRMYLFYGNKTSVQFQNFSPTVVHPGDLQTQLAVQTKRVASQVDGGAQVQQVLNIECLRDFLTPPLLSVRFRYGGAPQSLTLKLPVTINKFFQPTEMAAQDFFQRWKQLSLPQQEAQKIFKANHPMDAEVTKAKLLGFGSALLDNVDPNPENFVGAGIIQTKALQVGCLLRLEPNAQAQMYRLTLRTSKEPVSRHLCELLAQQF